One genomic window of Daphnia pulex isolate KAP4 chromosome 12, ASM2113471v1 includes the following:
- the LOC124209017 gene encoding uncharacterized protein LOC124209017 has product MVLTWVAGATNAERALANNQKLDQDQIKVRPEDVSTALIEEYFDLETFKHFFDDDAWASVASLVSVMKGLEKKKKLVYICHECDKPVGDNGSVFCNSCREWLHFRCEGLKEREPISNNYFSNIVMLRQRRSNLQYS; this is encoded by the exons a TGGTTCTTACTTGGGTGGCGGGAGCTACTAACGCAGAGAGGGCGCTggcaaacaatcaaaagcTCGACCAAGATCAAATTAAAGTCAGGCCTGAGGATGTTTCAACTGCACTGATAGAAGAATACTTCGATCTTGAAACATTCAAGCAtttctttgatgatgatgcatGGGCATCGGTCGCGAGTCTTG TTTCAGTTATGAAAGGgcttgagaaaaagaaaaaactcgtCTACATATGTCACGAATGTGACAAACCAGTTGGCGATAACGGTTCGGTCTTCTGCAATTCTTGCAGGGAGTGGCTTCACTTTCGATGTGAAGGCCTCAAAGAAAGAGAACCCATTagcaataattatttttcaaacattgtTATGCTGaggcaaagaagaagtaaTTTACAGTATTCGTAG